Below is a genomic region from Spirosoma radiotolerans.
CGGGTGCCAGACTTATCAGCGCTGAACTGATCGATGACGATCAGCGAATTCAATTGCCCATTCAGGCTTTTGATGGCGATGACATACCTTATTCAACGAAAATTCAGCAGTTGGAGCGCGAATGGCAGCAGCTTTTGAGTCTGTCCATCAACGAATAAACAGGTATTTGGTGTTAGCAATTAGGCGGGATTGTCATGCAATCAGTTAATCGATACACTTTATTTCATAGAGTAGGCCCGTATACCAATCGGATACATTAGCCTATTTCATGACAAGTAGCTAACTAGTCAGCCTGCCTAACTGGCATAAATACGAGCAATCTGGTCTTTGTAGTTTTCCCGAATTACTTTTCGTTTCAGCTTAAGCGTTGGGGTTAGCTCGCCTTTCTCGATCGTCCATTCTGCAGGCAAGAGCGTAAACTTTTTTACCTGTTCTACATGATTGAAAAAGTGGTTATAGCCCTCAACTTCCTCCGTTAATAGCGCCAGAACCGCTTTATCCGTTACGGCAGCCTCATCGCCCGGATACGTTTTTCCCTGCTGAGCATACCATTCTTTCACAGCTTTGAAGGACGGGACAAGCAGAGCACCAACAAACTTTTCCCCCTCGCCCACAACCATAATCTGCTCGATCCAGCGGCTCTCCACCAGTTTGTTCTCAATGGGTTGCGGAGCTACGTATTTGCCGCCACTGGTTTTAAAAAGTTCTTTCTTTCGGTCGGTGATCTTCAAAAATTTACCGTCAACCAGCGTACCGATATCGCCGGTATGGAGCCAGCCATCAATGACGGTTTCGGCGGTCAGGTCGGGGCGTTTGTAATAACCCATCATGATGTTGGGGCCTTTGCAGCGGATTTCGCCATCGTCGGCAAAGGCGATTTCAACATCCCTGAGCGGTGGGCCAACAGTGCCGAACATCCGGTTGGCATCGCTGTGGCGGTTTCCGCTGATGATCGGCGACGCTTCCGTGAGGCCATACCCTTCCATAATCACGATTTGGGCAGCTCCGAAGATGTTAAGCAATCGTACCTGGCAGGCGGCTGCTCCGGTAATGATGGCGCGGATTTGCCCACCCAGCGCTTCGCGCCATTTGCTGAAGACAAGCCGGTTCGCCACTGCCAATTGGAGCCGGTAACCAGGCGATTGGGGCACATTGTGTTCAAATCGCTCAGCCAGTTTCAAGGCCCAGTTGAACAGGCTACGTTTGATGCCGGTCTGTTCAGCGCCTTTGGCCAGAATGCCTTCATAGACTTTTTCGAGCAGGCGGGGGACGGTAGTAAAGAGCGTAGGCCGAACATCCCGCAGATTTTCACCAATCGTATCCATGCTTTCGGCGTAGTAGATAGCGGCTCCCCCGTAAATATAGCAGTAGGTGGCCATTCGCTCGAAGGCATGATTGAGGGGTAAAAAGCTAAGTGCTTTTTTGCCCTGAATGCCTACCTCGTTTAGCAGTATGGAACTGCTGAACACATTGCTCAGGATGTTGTGGTGCGAGAGCATAACCCCTTTGGGGGTACCCGTTGTACCAGACGTGTATAAAATTGTGACCAGATCGGCCGGGGTTATTGCCTGTCGTTGCTTGGCCAGTTGTGTGTTGAGTTCCGGCGTTAAGTCCACGACTAACTCCCGCCAATGCCGTATATTGGGAACCTGATCGAAGGTAAAGATGGCTTGTACGTTGGGCAGGTTGGGCTGGATACTGGCCACTTTTCGGGCTAGTGTCTCATCCCCGATGAACACCAGTTTGACGGCCGCATCCTGTAAAATGAATTGAAGTTCAACGGGGTTGATCGTTGGATAAATAGGTACGGAAACGGCTCCCGTCTGTTGAATAGCCAGGTCGACCAGCATCCATTCGGGTCGGTTTGTACTCAGGATGGCAATTTTGTCCCGGCCTTCGGCTGTGCCATCGCCGTCGGTTATGCCCTGCGTAAGCAAGCCTGCGCTAAGCTGATTGACCAGCTTGATCACTTCCTGCGTACTATAGCGACGCCACTGACCCGCTTCCCTGGCGCACAGCATGTCGTTGAGCGGGAAGTGTTGTTGTTGATACGTCAGGCATTCAAACAGCAGATTTGGTTCGTTCATCGAAACCTAGATTAGAGCATTCGTTTAGGTAATAACGATTTATTGGTAAGTAAAGGTTTTATCTGATCAATCCGCCGTACAATGGAGAAAGGCACCGTAGAGATTTAGGCATCAAATCTTGGCCGTACACCACGGGAATGACGCTAATTGTGGTTTCAAACGCTTGGTTTGTCGGCGGGAAATGGCCAGCTGCCTATCTTTCGAGAGCTGAACATAAGGCGTTACCGTAAACCGGGTTTTGTAGGCCACGATGTGATCGGGGTTAACCAGCGTTCCCTTATGGATGCGGAGAAAGCCGGGCAACCGTTCGGAGAAGCGCTTTAAGGTGATGGCTACGATCATTGGCTTGTTGCCAATCAGGTGAACCGTCGTGTAATTTCCCATGGCTTCCAGGTACTCGATAGAAGCCACCGGCACAGATCGCTTGGTGGTGAAATGAGGTAGTAATAATGTGTCCATCAGTTGTTTGAGGTGATGACGGGAAAGTAAAGCTACTGTCGTCTACCGGTCACAAAACTAGTCAGTACCTGATGTGGGCCATCGGCTTTCCGTATGAACTGTAGGAAAGAGGCCTTGAGCCGTTATGAATCAAGGATCAACGGAACGAACGTCTCTTATCAATCATAGCCATTTGGCGTAAAAAGCCATAATGTCCGCTCGCATAGGGGCTGTTTCCTGGTGGCCTACCTCGTAAATCCGCAGCTGCCAGGCAGACGGAGCGCCGTCTTTTTGGTAAGCCAATTTCAGCTCCTGATCAATTTTCATTAGTCCCGGTAAAGGGGTAAGTGGGTCGAATCGACCCGCTAGACTGAAGTGCGGACGAGGAGATATAAGCTCATTGATTTGCGCTGTTGTGAAATGGTTTAGTAAGTCGGGCACGTAATAATAAATGCCATGCAAGCCCAGCCCATTGGCCTTGATAAGTTCCTGATAATCGGTCAGGCAGCACAGATCGACACATACCTTAATGCGCTCGTCCAGGGCCGCCAGCCACCAGGCCATGGTACTCCCCATCGACATGCCCATCGTGCCTATGCGCCGGGTATCAATATCGGGTCTGGTTTCCAGGTAATCCAGTGCACGCAGGTTGTCGTAAACCATCATACCCCAAAGAACCTGACCCTGCCAGATCATTTCTTTAAAGGTGTCGGTTTCCTTTCGAGCCTGTCGCTCGCCGAAGCACCAACTGTCTATACACAGCCCGGCATAACCCGCCCGGGCTAAGGCCAGGGCATAAGGCGGTTTCTGCATTTCGGGTCTGCCACGAACGAACTCTTCTTTACCGACTTCATATTGCCCAAAATGCGAATGGTTGAACAGGACGACGGGAAGCTTGCCGGGTTTGTTTTTAGGCTTCGTAAAATAGGCTGGTACACGCTCAAGGCCATTGATGTCCAGAAGAAGCTTTTCAATGATGAGTTCATCCGTTTCCTGCGTAGAAACAACCTCAACGCTGATTGGTCTGTGTCGGTCGGGAAGTTTGCCAAGCAGTTGATACAACGTTTGGCGTTGTTTCTTCTTACTGGCTCCGGCCGACTCAGAAAGGCGCTGTCTGATCATTGGGGAATGGGTTGGCCTTGCAGGTAAGGCCAGTTTTAGCGGGGGCCAACTGTATAGTAATGTGATTAAAAAAGAGGTAATCGGTATCCATAACTTAGTAACCATATCGCCTGAGTTGATCAACGCAAGTTTGCCTTTTTTTGAGACTT
It encodes:
- a CDS encoding AMP-dependent synthetase/ligase, giving the protein MNEPNLLFECLTYQQQHFPLNDMLCAREAGQWRRYSTQEVIKLVNQLSAGLLTQGITDGDGTAEGRDKIAILSTNRPEWMLVDLAIQQTGAVSVPIYPTINPVELQFILQDAAVKLVFIGDETLARKVASIQPNLPNVQAIFTFDQVPNIRHWRELVVDLTPELNTQLAKQRQAITPADLVTILYTSGTTGTPKGVMLSHHNILSNVFSSSILLNEVGIQGKKALSFLPLNHAFERMATYCYIYGGAAIYYAESMDTIGENLRDVRPTLFTTVPRLLEKVYEGILAKGAEQTGIKRSLFNWALKLAERFEHNVPQSPGYRLQLAVANRLVFSKWREALGGQIRAIITGAAACQVRLLNIFGAAQIVIMEGYGLTEASPIISGNRHSDANRMFGTVGPPLRDVEIAFADDGEIRCKGPNIMMGYYKRPDLTAETVIDGWLHTGDIGTLVDGKFLKITDRKKELFKTSGGKYVAPQPIENKLVESRWIEQIMVVGEGEKFVGALLVPSFKAVKEWYAQQGKTYPGDEAAVTDKAVLALLTEEVEGYNHFFNHVEQVKKFTLLPAEWTIEKGELTPTLKLKRKVIRENYKDQIARIYAS
- a CDS encoding LytR/AlgR family response regulator transcription factor, whose translation is MDTLLLPHFTTKRSVPVASIEYLEAMGNYTTVHLIGNKPMIVAITLKRFSERLPGFLRIHKGTLVNPDHIVAYKTRFTVTPYVQLSKDRQLAISRRQTKRLKPQLASFPWCTAKI
- a CDS encoding dienelactone hydrolase family protein, with protein sequence MIRQRLSESAGASKKKQRQTLYQLLGKLPDRHRPISVEVVSTQETDELIIEKLLLDINGLERVPAYFTKPKNKPGKLPVVLFNHSHFGQYEVGKEEFVRGRPEMQKPPYALALARAGYAGLCIDSWCFGERQARKETDTFKEMIWQGQVLWGMMVYDNLRALDYLETRPDIDTRRIGTMGMSMGSTMAWWLAALDERIKVCVDLCCLTDYQELIKANGLGLHGIYYYVPDLLNHFTTAQINELISPRPHFSLAGRFDPLTPLPGLMKIDQELKLAYQKDGAPSAWQLRIYEVGHQETAPMRADIMAFYAKWL